The nucleotide sequence tctgtgtcttcactattagtttagttagtgtgtctctgtgtcttcactattagttagtgtgtctctgtttcttcactattagtttagttagtgtgtctctgtgtcttctgttgtcttcactattagtttagttagtgtgtctctgtgtcttcactattagtttagttagtgtgtctctgtttcttcactattagtttagttagtctgtgtgtgtcttcactattagtttttagtgtgtctctgtttcttcactattagtttagttagtgtgtctctgtgtcttcactattagtttagttagtgtgtctctgtgtgtcttcactattagtttagttagtgtgtctctgtgtgtcttcactattagtttagttagtgtgtctctgtgtcttcactattagtttagttagtgtgtctctgtgtgtcttcactattagtttagttagtgtgtctctgtgtgtcttcactattagtttagttagtgtgtctctgtgtcttcactattagtttattagtcttcactattagtttagttagtgtgtctctgtgtcttcactattagtttagttagtgtgtctctgtgtgtcttcactattagtttagttagtgtgtctctgtgtcttcactattagtttagttattgtgtctctgtgtcttcactattagtttagttagtctgtgtgtcttcactattagtttagttagtgtgtctctgtgtcttcactattagtttatttagtgtgtctctgtttcttcactattagtttagttagtgtgtctctgtgtgttcactattagtttagttagtgtgtctctgtgtcttcactattagtttagttattgtgtctctgtgtcttcactattagtttagttagtgtgtctctgtgtgtcttcactattagtttagttattgtgtctctgtgtgttcactattagtttagttagtgtgtctctgtgtgttcactattagtttagttagtgtgtctctgtgtgttcactattagtttagttagtgtgtctctgtgtgttcactattagtttagttagtgtgtctctgtgtgttcactattagtttagttagtgtgtctctgtgtgtcttcactattagtttagttagtgtgtctctgtgtgttcactattagtttagttagtgtgtctctgtgtgttcactattagtttagttagtgtgtctctgtttcttcactattagtttagttagtgtgtctctgtgtcttcactattagtttagttagtgtgtctctgtgtgtcttcactattagtttagttagtgtgtctctctgtgtcttcactattagtttagttagtgtgtctctgtgtcttcactattagtttagttagtgtgtctctgtgtgttcactattagtttagttattgtgtctctgtgtcttcactattagtttagttagtgtgtctctgtgtgttcactattagtttagttagtgtgtctctgtgtcttcactattagtttagttagtgtgtctctgtgtcttcactattagtttagttagtgtgtctctgtgtgttcactattagtttagttagtgtgtctctgtttcttcactattagtttagttagtgtgtctctgtttcttcactattagtttagttagtgtgtctctgtgtcttcactattagtttagttagtgtgtctctgtgtctttactattagtttagttagtgtgtcgCTGTGTctttactattagtttatttagtgtgtctctgtgtctttactattagtttagttagtgtgtctctgtgtgttttatCCAGTTGGTCATTAATGTGTAGTTACTGTAGTATTATATTATGCAGTTGGTCATTAATGTGTAGTTAATGTAGTATTATATTATCCAGTTGGTCATTAATGTGTAGTTAATGTAGTATTATATTATCCAGTTGGTCATTAATGTGTAGTTAATGTAGTATTATATTATCTAGTTGGTCATTAATGTGTAGTTAATGTAGTATTATATTATCAGTTGGTCATTAATGTGTAGTTAATGTAGTATTATATTATCCAAGTATGTGATCTTATATTAATGGAATCAGTTGGTCATTTAATGTGTTGTTAATGTAGCATTATATTATCCAAGTATGTGATTTTATCTGAATGGAATCAGTTGGGCAGTGTTTGATCAGTCCCAGTTGGCTCACAGGGAGAGGAAGTAAGGAGTGAGGTGGATATGAGGCCAAAAGAGGAGTGGCTGAGAGACAGGTCAATGTCAGGTCAGCTCTGCCTGTCTTCATCAAGCTGGTTGCTAGCCAGCATGGCATCTGGTGACATACAACAGCTAACTGAGCCTCTCATGGCTACACATGTCTCAGAACTTAGGaaactgaccacaaccacaagaTGATATTAACTGTCTGTGATGTTGTTCTATAGTTTCATATttacaaatgtaggatcttaGTTTGTTCCCACTTTTGCTGGAGAATTCTCCTGCAATAAAGGAAATGTATAACTTGTGTATTTCTGAAGCTGTCATTTCCACTTTggcatttcagacttgattttcccttatgaaaaatggatcaacccCTACACAAATGTCCACATAATAATAATCAATTCCTTTGGTGCAGGAATATCTTCCTACTGTAGCAAACaagctcaaattaagatcctacatctgtacacgcATAAAGACAAAGGTGAAGCTACAGTCATGAGTTTTTAGTAATCATTCCTCTTAGAGGAGAATAGGAAGGTCTTGTGTCTTAGTGTCTTTAAGATCTTCATTTTACCTCTCACAAATCAGATCATCTTTCCCTGGACATTGTCTGCGTAGCTACAGTATCCTTCCTTACCTGaaagtctttctctctcctcatctgccGTCGCCACGGGAACGGACAAAGATGTACCATCTGTCTCGTGTACCTCATGCAGAGCTACTGTTTATACATCAAGGTCAGGGGAGAGGGCCACGGATGCTCCTCTTGGCGAGGGAGAccgtctctgtctttctctctctgtgcccatgCCATCTACTAGGTAACCAGCACGGCCCATTTCCATGCAGCATATGGCCGCTGTTGATAAAGCAGTACTAGTCTGTTAGAATGACCTGGGGGCCTTGCCAGGTTTCCCTGGACCTCGGGCGGTAGCGCTGGTAGTTGGTTGAAAGTGAGTGGACTTTGTGTTCCCAGTCATTCATCTTGTGTGATAGACAAGGAGAGGATTGTGAGTGTTGTAACTGTTGACATATATGGATAGCCCTAGAGAAGGACAGTAAGAACCAGGTGGGCAGCATTCCTCAGCTTCTTGTTAGGGCCTGTTTGTTAACTACACATCAAAGACAATGTCTTCGCTAACTGGGAATCAGAGGGTTTCATTCTTTTCTGTTCTACAGTGTGATATGCATGTTGAATACCTCAAGTTGACTGTACTATattataaactgtgtggttcgagccctgaattctgattggctgacagccgtggtatatcagaccgtataccacaggtatgacacaacatctatttttactgttctaattatgttggtaaccagtttataatagcaaggcacctcggggtttgtgatatatggccaatataccacggctaaaggctgtatccaggcactgcCTAaggacagcccttagccgtggtatattgattCATATACAACACcacctcaggccttattgcttaaatatactacATAACGCACTGTGCTAATACACATAAAGATCATTTACAACCACCCACACCCACATCATTAACTCCATTTAATGGATAATATGTATTGTACTGTTGTGCATACAACACTTAATATGATTGACTGTGAATTCTAACAGCAAATATTGCATAAATATTGCTGATATTCAACATTGCACATTGTCCTTGTCCTCAGTGGGTGGAGCGTCTGCTCTGGGAGTGTACACCGTCCTCTTCCTGAAGCTCTACTCCTACAAAGATGTGAACAAGTGGTGTAGAGAGATGAGCCATGCTAAAGCCCGAAGCCTGGCCCGGTCCCTCTCATGTAAGTCCTCAGTCTCCACAGTCCTCTATGCCCCATGCTAAAGCCTGTAGCCTGGCCCGGTCCCTCTCATGTAAGTCCTCAGTCTCCACAGTCCTCTATGCCCCATGCTAAAGCCTGTAGCCTGGCCCGGTCCCTCTCATGTAAGTCCTCAGTCTCCACAGTCCTCTATGCCCCATGCTAAAGCCTGTAGCCTGGCCCGGTCCCTCTCATGTAAGTCCTCAGTCTCCACAGTCCTCTATGCCCCATGCTAAAGCCTGTAGCCTGGCCCGGTCCCTCTCATGTAAGTCCTCAGTCTCCACAGTCCTCTATGCCCCATGCTAAAGCCTGTAGCCTGGCCCGGTCCCTCTCATGTAAGTCCTCAGTCTCCACAGTCCTCTATGCCCCATGCTAAAGCCTGTAGCCTGGCCCGGTCCCTCTCATGTAAGTCCTCAGTCTCCACAGTCCTCTATGCCCCATGCTAAAGCCTGTAGCCTGGCCCGGTCCGTCTCATGTAAGTCCTCAGTCTCCACAGTCCTCTATGCCCCATGCTAAAGCCTGTAGCCTGGCCCGGTCCCTCTCATGTAAGTCTTCAGTCTCCACAGTCCTCTATGCCCCCTACCAGCAACTGgccaacaacaacactgctacTACTTTAATTACTTCAGATGTACTGCTTTTGCTATCGATACTGCTCACACTTTCTGAGCTTCACTGCTTCGGATTTTACTGATACGTCTGTTCTTGAAGTTTGTGCGGTGTGAGGGAGATTTTTCAAATACTTTCTATTTGATTGAGATTGCCTCGAGTGCCAGATGGGCGGAGTATGTActttatggacaattcctttttaTCCATTGCGCCAGGCAATCAAGTATTTGAAAAATAACTAATATTGTTATAACAGGTTTGATTTCAACCCTCATCCTATAAGCTCTACTGTGACGACTCCCAGTGTTGTATTTTCTAGAGAGTTTGTGTCACCTGGGTTCTACACTGACCTTTGACTCCCATAGTTGTGTTTTCTAGAGAGTTTGTGTCACCTGGGTTCTACATTGACCTTTGACTCCCATAGTTGTGTTTTCTAGAGAGTTTGTGTCACCTGGGTTCTACATTGACCTTTGACTCCCATAGTTTTGTTTTCTAGAGAGTTTGTGTCACCTGGGTTCTACACTGACCTTTGACTCCCAGAGTTGCTTTGTCTAGAGAGTTTGTGTCACCTGGGTTCTACACTGACCTTTGACTCCCAGAGTTGCTTTGTCTAGAGAGTTTGTGTCACCTGGGTTCAACACTGACCTTTGACTACTAATAAAGGGCTTAATGAGATTTCTGACTCGCCTCCACGGAAATGGCAACTGTGACCTAATGTTTCATAGGCGGCGATGCTGAGTGTTTGTATATGTACCCTTAATGGGAACCGTTTTGCTGTTGGTGAAAATGTACACAtaaacattaacacacacacataatactaCAATCCACATCGCTCCTTAACTGCTGCACTGCCACCTGCTGGTTGACTGTACACAAGAAGCTGTTCTCTAAGTAGAGTGATTGTGACTGTGAGAATCATACATGTTTAATTGCTGACATGGCTAGTACTCTCCTCTACAGGTTCCTCTATACCACGGTCTAGGGAAAGTGGACAGGATTATCAGGTCTCCTATCCTGGAAATGTCACCCTCAGAGGTCAGTAGAGGTTGGACATTTCATCCCAGTAGAccaagacctgggttcaaatacaattTCATGTATTTCAATAACGTTTCAAAACAAGTTTTCACATAACTTTTATTTGAAAAAACAAGTATTTCAATATATTTGGAGATACTCAAATACACTCCCATGCATTTAACCCATGTTTTTGAAAATATAATCTGAAATAGTATGAGAAAACACTTTAAAATACAATTTGGCCAACTATTTGGTTTTTACAAATAACcattaaaatatttgttttaagtACTTGTTTTCGGCTGtgtttgaaaatactcaaatacacagaacCTATTTAAATAACAAATTGTCAAATgcatgtatttgaacccagatccTGCTGTAGCAGACCCCACTCTTATCACTGCTGCCTCAACCTATCCTGCTGTAGCAGACCCCACTCTTATCACTGCTGCCTCAACCTATCCTGCTGTAGCAGACCCCACTCTTATCACTGCTGCCTCAGCCTATCCTGCTGTAGCAGACCCCACTCTTATCACTGCTGCCTCAACCTATCCTGCTGTGGCAGACCCCACTCTTATCACTGCTGCCTCAGCCTATCCTGCTGTAGCAGACCCCACTCTTATCACTGCTGCCTCAGCCTATCCTGCTGTGGCAGACCCCACTCTTATCACTGCTGCCTCAACCTATCCTGCTGTGGCAGACCCCACTCATATCACTGCTGCCTCAACCTATCCTGCTGTAGCAGACCCCACTCTTATCACTGCTGCCTCAACCTATCCTGCTGTAGCAGACCCCACTCTTATCACTGCTGCCTCAACCTATCCTGCTGTAGCAGACCCCACTCTTATCACTGCTGCCTCAACCTATCCTGCTGTAGCAGACCCTACTCTTATCACTGCTGCCTCAGCCTATCCCTAGCAGACCCCACTCTTATCACTGCTGCCTATCCTGCTGTGGCAGACCCCACTCTTATCACTGCTGCCTCAGCCTATCCTGCTGTAGCAGACCCTACTCTTATCACTGCTGCCTCAACCTATCCTGCTGTAGCAGACCCCATTCTTATCACTGCTGCCTCAGCCTATCCTGCTGTGGCAGACCCCACTCTTATCACTGCTGCCTCAGCCTATCCTGCTGTAGCAGACCCCACTCTTATCACTGCTGCCTCAACTTATCCTGCTGTAGCAGACCCCACTCTTATCACTGCTGCCTCAACCTATCCTGCTGTAGCAGTCCCCACTCTTATCACTGCTGCCTCAGCCTATCCTGCTGTAGCCTGCTACTGGAGCTATATCAGACTATAAtaatactctctctcctctctcctctctctctcctctctctttctctctctcctgtctctctctttctaatttatctcactcccctctttctttctaatCTCTCTTGTGTTTTTAGATTTGTATTATTTTGTTTTTGCACCAACCCTCTGCTATGAATTAAACTTCCCCCGGTCTCCACGGATTCGAATGAGCTTCCTGCTAAGGAGGCTTTTTGAGATGGTGAGTTCTGTCCCCAATCACCCTTTCTGCATTGGTTTGTTAATACGCTGCTTTATACTCTGTAAACTAGATTGACAATTGATGTTATCACGGCTTTGTCCTACTGGTTACTTCCCAATGTTGTGCTATGGGTATAAAATAAGATGTACAACTTCCTGTTTAGCCCCATGTGAAGGAGCACATTATAGAGATACAGAAACAGCAGATCTATTCTCTTCAATACGATCTGACACAGTCATCTACAGCAAACATCAGATCTATTCTCTTCAATATCAGATCTGACACAGTCATCTACAGCAAACATCAGATCTATTCTCTTCAATACGATCTGACACAGTCATCTACAAACTATAAACATGGATAGAACAAATAGAAGTATCTTATTTAACAATGTCAAGTTCCATTGTGAATTTATCTGAACCTCCATTAGAAGATTAGCTTGGTTATTGGTCAACTGTGGAGATGTGCACTCTGGTCCCAAGAATTATCCAAAGATAAAAGGCAGACAGCGTtttccctgcacacacacacacacacacacacacacacacacacacacacacacacacacacacacacacacacacacacacacacacacacacacacacacacacacacacacacacacacacacacacacacacacacacacacacacacacacacacacacacacacacacacacacacacacacacacacacacacacacacacacacacacacacacacacacacaagtatctTTGTTTGATTTAGAGGAGAAATGCTAAGTAAACAAATCATCTGTCTTCCCAGCTGTTCTTCACCCAgttattggtgggattaacacaGCAGGTATGTTTTCTCCTGACATTGACTTATGTATAGTGACTACATGTATTTATTGAGAATAAGCACCTCATTGTATTTATGATTTGTGCTGTTTATTCACCTCATCGGTCTCTTATTTTCCTCCAGTGGATGATACCCATTATTCAGAGTTCTATGAAGCCATTGGAGGTAAAGTAGGATTACTGGTACATTTATGATTGACATTTAAAGCATTTTTGACTATTTTTCTCTATCAATACAATCTCTCTTTCTTCATTGATCCTGATCCTGTAGGATATGGACCTGCCTATGATGATGGAGCGTCTACTCAGACTAGCCGTGAGTACACAAGAGAACACCGGGGTAATGTGGTCATGGTAACATGCTTGATGGTAACCTTGGGCCTTGAGAGATATGACATAAACATTGTATTGGGCCGTTCCATTGTTCTACTGTTGTTTTATGTTGTCCTGGACACAGTATTAttcccctgtcttctctcttccatcAGGTGCCCAATCATCTTCTCTGGTTGATATTCTTCTACTGGTTCTTCCACTCGTCCTTGAACTTTATTGCTGAGCTCCTGAAATTTGGAGACCGAGAGTTTTACAGAGACTGGTGGTAGGTGAAATGAATACGGTCTGTTTTCTGACGTCCCATTGTTTATTGCCAGTAAGTTACTAAGAGGGAGAAGTGATCATTTGAGATGTACACAAGTTAAATATCAATAGCATGTACCACTGTAAAATACATCACTTCACATGACTAGGAGACTTTTACCTTTCTTGCAGGAACTCTGAGACCATCACATACTTTTGGCAAAACTGGAATATTCCAGTACACAAATGGTGCCTTCGGTGAGTAGATGCAATGTATTCTATACATAGTATACTGTATGTTAACATTGAGATCCTATAAATGATTCAGTGGTACGGATTCAGTGGAATGTAGGTTGATACTGAGCAGAAATGTATTGAGGATGTATTGGGGATTTGTGAGCTGGTAGCTGCCATGAGGTGTTTGATATGCTTCCTCCTGtgttgctccctctctctctctcccaaagcCACTTCTACAAGCCCCTGCTGAAGAGTGGAGTCAGTAAGTGGCTCGGCCAATCAGCAGTGTTCCTGGCTTCAGCCTTCTTTCATGAGGTAAGGTGCTCTGCTCCTAGCTGGGTGAAAGCAGACTGACCGCTGCGCTCATCTTAACTATTCCTTGTGATGTGAAACAGAGTGTTAGCTTCATCAGGTGGTTTTTAACCAGGATGCTCTGCTGCTACTGCAGCTCATATCATCACAGTCTGACCCAAACATTCAATCGCCAAAACATCAACTTTTCAAAGAGAAAAGacaagaaaaaaacatgttttccatcAACGAATATAGAATTATGACAATTTAGAAGCTATTTTGAATGTTCTTGATTCTAAAGACATGAAATGTTCAGAGTACATTGAGGTTAGATACCACTTTCAATAAATGTAAAACAATTTAAATTGGCAAAACATGTAGTTACAAGGTTTTCATCAGGCAATgactttatacagtatgtataccaTTTGTGAAGAAATCCTGCATTCCATCAGACTACAGTTTCATAATTGCTGAGATTGCTAGTCAGATTAGACTTTAAAGGCCACAGATATAGTTATTGCATGACAGTACAGTGACTATACTACACCGTGGCTATACTACACAGTGGCTATACTACACAGCGACTATACTACACTGTGGCTATACTACACAGTGGCTATACTACACAGTGGCTATACTACACAGTGGCTATACTACACAGTGGCTATACTACACTGTGGCTATACTACACAGTGGCTATACTACACTGTGGCTATACTACACAGTGGCTATACTACACAGCGACTATACTACACTGTGGCTATACTACACAGTGgctatacattacatttacatttaagtcatttagcagacgctcttatccagagcgacttacaaatatacTACACAGTGGCTATACTACACAGTGGCTATACTACACTGTGGCTATACTACACAGTGGCTATACTACACAGTGGCTATACTACACTGTGGCTATACTACACTGTGGCTATACTACACAGTGGCTATACTACACAGCGACTATACTACACTGTGGCTATACTACACAGTGGCTATACTACACAGTGACTATACTACACAGTGGCTATACTACACAGTGACTATACTACACAGTGACTATACTACACAGTGACTATACTACACAGTGGCTATACTGCACAGTGGCTATACTACACAGTGGCTATGCTATACTACACAGTGACTATACTACAGAGTGACTATACTACACAATGACTATACTACACAGTGgctacactacacagtgactataCTACACAGTGACTATACTACACAGTGACTATACTACACAATTACTATACTACACAGTGACTATACTACACAATGACTATACTACACAGTGGCAATACTACACCGTGGCAacactacacagtgactataCTACACAGTGACTATACTACACAGTGGCAATACTACACAGTGGCAATACTACACCGTGGCTATACTGCACAGTGACTATGCCGCACAGTGACTATACTACACAGTGGCTATGCTATACTACACAGTGACTATACTACAGAGTGACTATACTACACAATGACCATACTACACAGTGGCTATACTACACAGTGACTATACTACACAGTGACTATACTACACAGTAGCTCTACTACACAGTAGCTATACTACACAGTGGCTATACTACACAGTGGCTATACTACACAGTGACTATACTACACAGTGGCTATACTACACAGTAGCTATACTACACAGTAGCTATACTACACAGTGGCTATACTGCACAGTGGCTATACTACACAGTGGCTATACTACACAGTAGCTATACTACACAGTAGCTATACTACACAGTGGCTATACTGCACAGTGGCTATACTACACAGTGACTATACTGCACAGTGGCAacactacacagtgactataCTACACAGTGACTATACTACACAGTGGCAATACTACACAGTGGCAATACTACACCGTGGCTATACTGCACAGTGACTATGCCACACAGTGACTATACTACACAGTGGCTATGCTATACTACACAGTGACTATACTACAGAGTGACTATACTACACAATGACTATACTACACAGTAGCTATACTACACAGTGGCTATACTGCACAGTGGCTATACTACACAGTGGCTATACTACACAGTAGCTATACTACACAGTAGCTATACTACACAGTGGCTATACTGCACAGTGGCTATACTACACAGTGACTATACTGCACAGTGGCAacactacacagtgactatactacacagtgactatactacactgtggcaacactacacagtgactataCTACACAGTGACTATACTACACAGTGGCTATACCGCACAGTGACAATACTGCACAGTGACTATACCGCACAGTGGCTATACTGCACAGTGGCTATACTACACAGTTGCTATACTACACAGTGGCAATACCTgtccagacacacacatacaaacacacacacacacacgtgggtgCACTTGGCTTATATCCAGCACTCTTCATCATTGACGAAGGTCAGTGTTGGAGGGAAGTTAGTGTAgctgggatgagaggaggaggaaaggagtggAACACAAGGCCATATCAGGCTGCTGTGCTTCTGGAGGAGGAGATAAGAGCAGTGTACGGTGAGGAGCCTGTTCAGTCAGCAGGTTCACAGAGATatggctccctccctctcctcatccccatcccggacagacagacaaacggagctgctgctgctgttttaAACGCTGACCTTCAGAGGACAGTGAGCggagcagagaggagcggagCACCACAGCGCCCTGCGGGAcaccagtctcccctctccctgagtAATGACAGGAGGGATCCTTgtgtcacacacagacagacacacacacacacacacacacacacacacacacacacacacacacacacacacacacacacacacacacacacacacacacacacacacacacacacacacacacacacacacacacacacacacacacacacacacacacacactcacacacacacaatcccctgAGTAATGCCAGGAGGGATCAGGAGACTGGGATCTGTAGATCAGAGGGTCACACAGCAGGGTTCTGTCAGCTCCCCATCACTCAGAGCAATGAGGCGAGGCTTGATAGTCATCCAGCAGTCATTCCGTAGTTTagctacctgtctgttacctcagaTACCTTTATTTCCTGTACAAACTAGGTGTCATTCCATaggttagctgtctgtctgttacctcaGGTGTCATTCCTTaggttagctgtctgtctgttacctcaGGTGTCGTTCCTTAGGTTAGCTATCTGTCTGTTACCTCAGGTGTCATTCCATaggttagctgtctgtctgttacctcaGATACCTTTATTTCCTGTACATACAAGGTGTCATTCCATATGTTagctacctgtctgttacctcaggTGTCATTCCATAGGTTagctacctgtctgttacctcaggTGTCATTCCTTaggttagctgtctgtctgttacctcaGGTGTCGTTCCGTAGGTTAGCTATCTGTCTGTTACCTCAGGTGTCATTCCATAGGTTagctacctgtctgttacctcagaTACCTTTATTTCCTGTACATACAAGGTGTCATTCCATAGGTTagctacctgtctgttacctcaggtgtcacctgtctgttacctcaggTGTCATTCCATAGGTTagctacctgtctgttacctcaggTGTCATTCCATaggttagctgtctgtctgttacctcaGGTGTCATTCCATaggttagctgtctgtctgttacctcaGGTGTCATTCCATAGGTTagctacctgtctgttacctcaggTGTCATTCCATaggttagctgtctgtctgttacctcaGATACCTTTATTTCCTGTACAAACTAGGTGTCATTCCATAGGTTagctacctgtctgttacctcagaTACCTTTATTTCCTGTACAAACAAGGTGTCATTTATTTCCTGTAGCAACCTGTCTGTTACTCAGGTGTCATTCCATaggttagctgtctgtctgttacctc is from Oncorhynchus gorbuscha isolate QuinsamMale2020 ecotype Even-year linkage group LG19, OgorEven_v1.0, whole genome shotgun sequence and encodes:
- the LOC124005906 gene encoding diacylglycerol O-acyltransferase 1-like — translated: MTDSFVQSGQQLNLQVHILFDKYQLNSSTCSDCEPGTDSCQGVRDRRLLYFILCFIEGWFLQKFSKVLETEDYCILFCFIEVSNVFIVAALYTERRLSVGCFSERVGLLVHSINLSVTLCFPVTIVLMVKSITPVGGASALGVYTVLFLKLYSYKDVNKWCREMSHAKARSLARSLSCSSIPRSRESGQDYQVSYPGNVTLRDLYYFVFAPTLCYELNFPRSPRIRMSFLLRRLFEMLFFTQLLVGLTQQWMIPIIQSSMKPLEDMDLPMMMERLLRLAVPNHLLWLIFFYWFFHSSLNFIAELLKFGDREFYRDWWNSETITYFWQNWNIPVHKWCLRHFYKPLLKSGVSKWLGQSAVFLASAFFHEYLVSVPLKMLRPWAFMGMMAQLPLAWFVARFLRGNYGNAAVWLSLIIGQPIAVLMYVHDYYVLHYREGSAGGGPE